The sequence ACTTCCAATACAAATAAGCTGTTCTTCACAGCATGGGCAAGCACTTACTTCCGCACACCGAACAAAAAACGCCGGAGATCTTCTCAACCAGCTCATACTCTGTTACAATAACCATACGTTGTTTTTTTGGGGATGTCTCTAGTGAACCTGTTGGCGCAGGATCACATTCATAGAGGCATCCTTTTCCTTTTCTATGATATGGTCATTATATTCGGCAATTCATGGACAGGCAATACCATCAGCTTTTGGGCAATTTAGCCTAGCAAAAACAATAAGGCCGAGAATAGACTTGCCCTACAATTGTTTTGTGGTTTAGATTTCCCCTTGTTCCCTCTTTACTGTCTGTACAAGAAAAAAAGCCGATAAAAACAGGATTAGCTCCTAATTTTTTTCGGCATGTAGACAAGCCTTTTAGACTCGTTTGTTTCAGTTCAAATTATTAACATTAAACAACTCTAACTTTAGATGTTCAAGACTTTTTTTATTTTTTATTTTACAATAGAGAAAGTTTTATTTGGTTCCCAACTTTTTTTACTGGTTCCCAACTTTTTTTTACTGGTTCCCAACTTTTTTATCATCAGACACTCTCCTGCTCGTGTATTTATCGATGAAGAAAACAATACTTTATTCTAATTACTCCACAGTAACTGACTTCGCTAAGTTTCTTGGCTTATCAACATCACAACCGCGATGTAATGCTGCATAATAAGAAATTAATTGCAATGGAATAACGGATACTAATGGAGTCATGTATTCATGAACGGGTGGGATCACGAAGCGGTCTCCCTGATGCTCTAATCCTTCCATCGTAATGATACATGGATTTGCCCCACGCGCTACAACCTCTTTTACATTGCCTCGAATACTTAGGTTTACGAACTCAGAAGTGGAAACACATATTACAGGTGTACCATCTTCAATCAAGGCGATCGGTCCATGCTTCAATTCCCCACCTGCAAAGCCTTCGGCTTGAATGTAAGAGATCTCCTTAAGCTTAAGCGCTCCTTCTAGACATACATAATAGTCTAGTGTTCTTCCGATGAAGAAAGCATTGCGTGTGGTGCTTAAATATTCACGGGCGATCTTTTCCATTTCTTCTTTATTATTTCCGACCACTTCCATGGCATTAGCCGCGATCGCCATTTCTTTAAATGGATCAAAATTAAGCTCGATGTTTTTGGCTTCTGCTGTTGCGAATGCTAACAGTAAAAGCACTGCTAATTGTGCGGTATAAGCTTTCGTTGATGCTACGGCAATTTCTGGTCCAGCATATAAATGCAAAGTATAATCAGCTTCACGAGAAAGCGTGGATCCTGGCACATTGGTAATCGTTAATGCCTTGTAGCCAAGCTTCTTCACTTCTACTAGCACGTGGCGACTGTCTGCCGTTTCTCCACTTTGAGAAATAAAGATGAATAATGGCTTCTCGCTTAGCATGGGCATGTTATACCCAAATTCACTTGCAATATGGACTTCAACTGGAACTTTAGCAATCTTTTCGATGTATTGCTTACCAATCAGTCCTGCATGATAGCTGGTACCCGCTGCAATAATATACAAGCGATCTGCATCCAACATAGCTTGACGAATGTTCTCATCCAATGCTAAGTTTCCGTTCTCATCCTGATACTTTTGGATGATCTTACGCATTACGAATGGTTGCTCATCAATTTCCTTCAACATGAAATGCGGGTAGGTGCCTTTTTCGATATCACTCGCATCTAGTTCAGCAATGAAGGAATTGCGTTGGATTAGATTACCATTAAGGTCCTTGATCGTGATGGCATCTTGAGTCACAATGACGACTTCCTTATCCATCAATTCAACGAACTCACTTGTCACTTGCAGCATAGCCATAGCATCACTTGCTACTACATTAAATTCTTCTCCAAGGCCTACTAAAAGAGGACTTTTATTCTTTGCAACGAAGATCGTATTGTTGTTCTCTAAATCGAGCATCGCTATCGCATAGGAGCCAATTAATAAGCTTAAAGTCTTCGTGAATGCTTCCTCCACATTCAATCCCATGACAAGAACAAAATGCTCGATTAGCTGAACAATGACCTCTGTATCCGTATCACTCTTAAAATTGTAATCAGACAGGTAGTCACGCTTTAATAATTCATAGTTCTCAATTACACCATTGTGAACCAGTGTAAAACGTCCGGAACCACTCTGGTGAGGGTGCGCATTATATTGACTCGGCACTCCATGAGTTGCCCAGCGTGTATGTCCAATTCCAATTGTTGCATTGGTGTTAAGGTCTACAATTTCACGAAGTGCTGCAATACGTCCTTTTTCTTTAAAAACATGGACTCCAGCATGATTCATGACTGCAATCCCTGCAGAGTCATAACCTCTATATTCTAATTTCTCTAGTCCTCGAAGAAGAATTTCCTTTGTATCTTGATTTCCAATATATCCAACGATTCCGCACATATTTAATAATCCCCTTTTTATCTCAACGGGGATACTCTACCGTTCGTTAAACGACGGGAGATATCCCCGTCGAGCTCATATTTGTCCATGGTCATGTGCACCTTTTGTTCAAAGAGTCACCCCTTTGTTTTGTTGGTCCACTTTCGGTACTGACCGTAACCGGGAGGCATCCGCCGAAAACATCGATAAACCTCCTCCTCGTCAACTAAACCCCTAAGTTCCGATTCAGGTGGAATAGTCCTGGCGCTTTAAGTAAATCTTGAAAAATAAACTCGATAAATCTTAGTCTCCCCTCCTCTCGATAAAGAATATGATATCACATCCATCGACCTTGCATCAATTCATTTTTGGGAGTTAGTTTAGTTATATGATGATGCTGGAGTAACCGTTCCTGAAAATGTTTTGGTGGGTGGGGGATGGGGCTCGAGCTCCGAAAATAACCGGACGTTTTTCCGTTATTTCTTACAAGTGGCAAAAAACACCCTAAATAGCGGAACGATTTCCGCCTATTGGCCTCGAAAACCTAAAGATCAGCTACTTTTGAGCACATAGAGGAAAATTTTCCGCCTATATTCCCCTTTTTAGGAGTAACTCCTGTATTAGCGGAAAAAACTCCGCCTAATTTCCCCCCCACCATACCCTAACCTACCTTACCCCAGCTCAATAAAAAAGATCCCCCAACCCTTGGGGGACCCGTACTCTTCCTTACGACAATTCCGTTTTTACAATTTCCACAATGCTATCTACATACTGTTGTAGAACCTCTTCATCTGGGCCTTCCGCCATGACGCGTACAATCGGCTCGGTACCAGACGGACGTACTAACACACGACCGCTATTCCCCAGCTTTTCTTCTATATCACGGATCGCTTGCTCAATGCGTTCATTGCCAGCTAGCTTCGATTTGTCCTCTACGCGGACGTTGATCAGGATTTGTGGAAACTTTCTCATTCGACTTGCCAACTCTGAAAGAGGCTTTCTCTCACTAACCATGACATCTAGCAATTGAATCCCCGTCAGCATGCCATCTCCTGTGGTGTTATAATCAAGCATAATAATATGCCCCGATTGCTCACCACCGAGATTGTATCCGCCCTTAATCATCTCTTCCATGACGTAGCGATCTCCAACCTTGGTTTGAGTGGCTTGGATGCCTGCCGTCTCAATGGCCTTATAGAAGCCGATGTTGCTCATCACAGTGGATACAACGGTATTTTGCTTTAGTCTTAAAGACTTCGACATAGCTTCCGCTAGGACATACATGATATGGTCTCCATCCACGAGGTTTCCTTTTTCATCGACGGCAATCAATCGGTCCGCATCCCCATCAAAGGACAATCCTACATCGGCTTTATGCTCGAGTACCGCTTTTTGTAATTTCTCAGGATGAGTGGACCCACACTCTTCATTGATGTTAAGCCCATCTGGGTTATTGGCAATCAAGATCGTGTCCGCTCCTAAGTCACAGAACAGCTGTGGAGCAATAGAAGAAACGGCTCCATTCGCACAATCGAGAACAACCTTTAACCCTTCAAAGTTATTTTTCACCGAGGTCTTTAAATAAGAGATATACTTCTGACCGCCTTCACGGTAGTCCATGACAGCGCCCATCTGTGCTCCCACCGGACGAGGAAGTTGATCTTCAGTCGCATCTAATAAAGACTCAATTTCTAATTCCATCTCATCAGAAAGCTTAAACCCGTCACCGCCGAAAAACTTAATTCCATTATCAGGAACTGGATTGTGAGAAGCAGAGATCATGACCCCTGCATCTGCTCCAAGCGCTCTTGTTAAGAAAGCTACTCCCGGAGTAGAGATGACGCCTAATCGCATAACCTCAACTCCGATCGATAACAGCCCTGCCACAAGGGCTCCTTCTAACATATGACCGGAAATTCGTGTATCGCGTCCAATGATGACCTTCGGTCGCTTTTCCTTTTTATCTTTTGTTAACACATATCCACCGCAACGGCCTAACTTGAAAGCAAGTTCAGGAGTTAATTCCTTATTCGCAACTCCCCTCACTCCATCAGTACCAAAATATTTACCCATTCTTACTCTCCCTTTCTGTATGTCTCTACTATATGCGAATTACATACATGAGTTATTCTGCTTTCTCAATTCGTACAGTTGCACGTAATACTTGGGTTTCTTCCTTCGCAGTCACAAAGGTTGGCAAGTTCATATGCACGGGAACTTCGTGTTCACCAGGTGGTAAATTGCTCACATCCACAAACAGCTGAACATCTTCCTCACCAATCTCGTTCACTTTTTCCGAAGATCCTGCAAGAGTTAAATTCATCGTTCCTTCTCCTGGTTGGACAATCGTTGCACTTAGGCCTTCGCCTAGTCCTGTTATACTAATCGGTACCGCTTCAAAAGTCCTCTCGGAAGCTTTAGAAACCTTAATGTCTAATTCAATAAAATCCGGTTCGGTCTTCACCACGTTTGGCAGTAAAGGCACCTTTAATTGCAAGAATCGACCTTCTGTAAAAGTGGAAAGATCAATCTGTGGGCCAGGATAGAAATTCATCTTATCAATGATCTCTAACGGGCCATAGACGGTAATTCGGTCTGTAACCAATCGAATACTGTCTATACTGAACCCTGGCGGCGGGTCATTAATATAGCTCAACTTCACTGGCAACTGCTTATATGGACTTGTAACTGGAACACGAATCTCTACTACAGCTGGATTAATTTCAGCATCCATAGGGTTTCCGTTCTTGTCCAAGACGCGTAAAGGAACGGTTTGTTCGATTAAATCATTCGCCCCATCCACATTGATGGTGGCCTGAACCTGCCCTATATCCTTGATTTTACTCTCTGGCAAATTAACATGAACCTTCTTTGGCTTGACAATCGCTTCTCCAAGCGAATAGCCCCCTGTAATATTTCCGATAAATTGAGGGGTCACTTCTTTTTCTACCATCTGCTTTTCTTCAAGGACGACTTCTACCTTCTCTGGAATAATCCGAACAGATAGATCACTTGGGAAGCCCGTATAATTGACAGGCACCATCCAAGTGCCTTTATTGTACTGGCTAAGATCGACAAATACTTCATAGTCGGTCGGATTAATGTTTTGATTCATGGACGCAGGTGTGCCCTTTAGCTCTACCGTAACCGACTTTGGTATCTTGACAATAGCATGTCTCGTTTTATCTACTTTCGCAGTTAAGCTTACCTCACTAATCCTATAGGTTTCAACGGGTCGCTTATATTGAGGGGAAGGGCTGGTCTCTCCCCCATTCACTACAAACCATAGTGAAATCGCTAAGAGTAAGGCTACAATCTTAACGACATTGTTATTACGCAGCAGTCTATCCATCTGATTTCTTCCCCCTTCGTTGCCAAAGTGGGCCAGTCGTTTTCACTGGAGGTTGCAGCTCTAATAGCAGATATTCTCGAAGTTGATCTTCGGTAAGATCTCGATTCAGTTCACTGTTTCTTGCAATCGATATTTGACCTGTTTCTTCCGAAACGATTAAGCCGATTGCATCAGATACTTCACTCATTCCAATTGCCGCCCGATGCCTTGTCCCTAATTCTTTATTGATCATCGGATTTTCTGATAAAGGAAGATAACATCCTGCCGCCATGATCATCTCTTTGCGAACGATGACAGCTCCATCATGAAGAGGAGTATTCGGTATAAAGATATTGATCAACAGTTCTGAGCTGACTTTCCCACCAATCTCAATCCCTGTCTCAATATAATCTGTCAATCCCGTCTCCTTCTCTATAACAATCAATGCTCCGATTCTTCTCTTAGCCATATATTGTAGAGCCTTGATCGTCTCTCCGACGACCCTTAATGCAATTTGATCATCCTGTTGATGGGAACGAGAGAACAAACGTCCTCGACCAAGCTGTTCTAACGCTCGGCGCAGCTCCGGCTGAAAGATAATCAGGATGGCCAGAAGCCCGATATTAAGAGCTTGTGACATCAACCATTGCAGGGTACGAAGTCCAAAGTAGGTACTTACCAACCAAGTTAATACAATAACAATAATACCTTTAAACAGCTGGATGGCTCTTGTACCTCTAAGGACGATAATCAATTTATAGATCAAATAGGTGACAAGGAGAATATCGATGGCATCACTTACATACTCAAGCATATCGGGTAGTGGCCCCATGTAATGATCCCCCATTTTCTATCTTTATACCTTAGTATACACCAAGTCTGGTTATAGTTGTACGCTAATAAGAAAAGACACGGTCTCCCCCGTGTCCTTAAGGAATGATCTGATAGGCGACTTTCTTCAGGTTATACCAAACCCACTCTACCGCCTGATTAATCTCTTCTTTTTCACCCATAATGGATCCCGTAGAAGCAAGATAGATTCTACCGTCGATCGCCACGACGTTTCCTTGAACTTGTCCTT is a genomic window of Ammoniphilus sp. CFH 90114 containing:
- the glmS gene encoding glutamine--fructose-6-phosphate transaminase (isomerizing), which gives rise to MCGIVGYIGNQDTKEILLRGLEKLEYRGYDSAGIAVMNHAGVHVFKEKGRIAALREIVDLNTNATIGIGHTRWATHGVPSQYNAHPHQSGSGRFTLVHNGVIENYELLKRDYLSDYNFKSDTDTEVIVQLIEHFVLVMGLNVEEAFTKTLSLLIGSYAIAMLDLENNNTIFVAKNKSPLLVGLGEEFNVVASDAMAMLQVTSEFVELMDKEVVIVTQDAITIKDLNGNLIQRNSFIAELDASDIEKGTYPHFMLKEIDEQPFVMRKIIQKYQDENGNLALDENIRQAMLDADRLYIIAAGTSYHAGLIGKQYIEKIAKVPVEVHIASEFGYNMPMLSEKPLFIFISQSGETADSRHVLVEVKKLGYKALTITNVPGSTLSREADYTLHLYAGPEIAVASTKAYTAQLAVLLLLAFATAEAKNIELNFDPFKEMAIAANAMEVVGNNKEEMEKIAREYLSTTRNAFFIGRTLDYYVCLEGALKLKEISYIQAEGFAGGELKHGPIALIEDGTPVICVSTSEFVNLSIRGNVKEVVARGANPCIITMEGLEHQGDRFVIPPVHEYMTPLVSVIPLQLISYYAALHRGCDVDKPRNLAKSVTVE
- the glmM gene encoding phosphoglucosamine mutase, which gives rise to MGKYFGTDGVRGVANKELTPELAFKLGRCGGYVLTKDKKEKRPKVIIGRDTRISGHMLEGALVAGLLSIGVEVMRLGVISTPGVAFLTRALGADAGVMISASHNPVPDNGIKFFGGDGFKLSDEMELEIESLLDATEDQLPRPVGAQMGAVMDYREGGQKYISYLKTSVKNNFEGLKVVLDCANGAVSSIAPQLFCDLGADTILIANNPDGLNINEECGSTHPEKLQKAVLEHKADVGLSFDGDADRLIAVDEKGNLVDGDHIMYVLAEAMSKSLRLKQNTVVSTVMSNIGFYKAIETAGIQATQTKVGDRYVMEEMIKGGYNLGGEQSGHIIMLDYNTTGDGMLTGIQLLDVMVSERKPLSELASRMRKFPQILINVRVEDKSKLAGNERIEQAIRDIEEKLGNSGRVLVRPSGTEPIVRVMAEGPDEEVLQQYVDSIVEIVKTELS
- a CDS encoding YbbR-like domain-containing protein; the protein is MDRLLRNNNVVKIVALLLAISLWFVVNGGETSPSPQYKRPVETYRISEVSLTAKVDKTRHAIVKIPKSVTVELKGTPASMNQNINPTDYEVFVDLSQYNKGTWMVPVNYTGFPSDLSVRIIPEKVEVVLEEKQMVEKEVTPQFIGNITGGYSLGEAIVKPKKVHVNLPESKIKDIGQVQATINVDGANDLIEQTVPLRVLDKNGNPMDAEINPAVVEIRVPVTSPYKQLPVKLSYINDPPPGFSIDSIRLVTDRITVYGPLEIIDKMNFYPGPQIDLSTFTEGRFLQLKVPLLPNVVKTEPDFIELDIKVSKASERTFEAVPISITGLGEGLSATIVQPGEGTMNLTLAGSSEKVNEIGEEDVQLFVDVSNLPPGEHEVPVHMNLPTFVTAKEETQVLRATVRIEKAE
- the cdaA gene encoding diadenylate cyclase CdaA, with the protein product MGPLPDMLEYVSDAIDILLVTYLIYKLIIVLRGTRAIQLFKGIIVIVLTWLVSTYFGLRTLQWLMSQALNIGLLAILIIFQPELRRALEQLGRGRLFSRSHQQDDQIALRVVGETIKALQYMAKRRIGALIVIEKETGLTDYIETGIEIGGKVSSELLINIFIPNTPLHDGAVIVRKEMIMAAGCYLPLSENPMINKELGTRHRAAIGMSEVSDAIGLIVSEETGQISIARNSELNRDLTEDQLREYLLLELQPPVKTTGPLWQRRGKKSDG